One stretch of Methylopila sp. 73B DNA includes these proteins:
- a CDS encoding helix-turn-helix domain-containing protein, whose product MERRHADDPIPGYTGAESHDCRMVNSVLARVGDKWTVLVVMFLADGSKRFNELKRLIGGVSQRMLTLTLRGLERDGLVTRTMTPSIPPRVDYELTDLGRSLQTHAVALARWAKENRPAIERARTAFDDERREAS is encoded by the coding sequence TTGGAACGCAGGCACGCCGATGATCCCATCCCCGGCTACACGGGCGCGGAATCCCACGACTGCCGGATGGTGAACTCGGTGCTGGCGCGGGTCGGCGACAAGTGGACCGTGCTGGTGGTGATGTTCCTCGCCGACGGCTCCAAGCGCTTCAACGAGCTCAAACGACTGATCGGAGGCGTGTCCCAGCGGATGCTGACCCTGACGCTGCGCGGTCTCGAGCGCGACGGGCTCGTGACGCGGACCATGACACCGAGCATTCCGCCGCGGGTCGATTACGAGCTCACCGATCTCGGCCGTTCGCTGCAGACGCACGCCGTCGCGCTTGCTCGCTGGGCGAAAGAGAACCGGCCGGCGATCGAACGCGCCCGCACGGCGTTCGACGACGAGCGCAGGGAAGCGTCATGA